The DNA segment GCGCTGCACCAGCAGGCGCGATCCGGCCGAGCAGGTCTGGCCGGCGTTCTGCACGATGGCGTTGATGAGCGTGGGGATGGCGGCGTCCAGGTCGGCGTCTTCAAACACGATCTGCGGGCTCTTGCCCCCCAGCTCCAGCGTGACGGGCACATGGCGCTCGGCCGCAGCCTGCTGGATCAGCGTGCCCACATGGGGACTGCCGGTGAAGCTGAGGTGGTTCACATCCGGGTGGCGGGCCAGCGCATCGCCTGCCTCGTGGCCGTAGCCGGTGACGATGTTGATGCAGCCGGGCGGAAAGCCGGCCTCGGCTGCCAGCTGGGCCACACGCAGCACCGAAAGGCAGGCGTCTTCCGCCGGTTTGACCACGCAGGTGTTGCCTGCTGCCAGCGCCGCGCCCACGCAGCGGCCGAAGATCTGCATCGGATAGTTCCAGGGCACGACATGGCCGGTCACGCCATGGGGCTCGCGCCAGGTCAGCACGCTGTAGCCGTCCTGGTAGGGAATGGTGTCGCCGTGCAGCTTGTCGCAGGCCCCGGCATAGAACTCGAAGTAGCGCGCCAGCGCCAGGGTGTCGGCCTGGGCCTGCTTGGTGGGCTTGCCGCAGTCGCGCTGCTCCAGTGCCGACAGCTCCATGCCGTGCTCCAGCACCAGGGCGGACAGGCGGGCCAGCAGGCGTCCGCGCTCGACGGCCGGCGTCTTGCGCCACACGGTCTCGTAGCACTGGCGCGCCGCAGAGACTGCCGTGGCAATGTCTTCGGCGTTGCCGCGCTGGATGTCTTCAAATGGCTGGCCGTCCGACGGATCAATCACCGCGATCGTGCGGCCGGAGGTGGACGGGACGGAGGCGTTGGCGATGTAGTGGTAGAGCATGCCGGCCATTGTGGCGATCTGCGCGGGCGGCACCAGTCGCACAGCCATCATCGAGTTGCGCTGCCGCAAAGATGGTGGTCCGGCTGCGCAATCAGGTGCGCCGTTGATTTAGACAGGGAAAGAGCAGGGGGCTATTAATAGTGAAGCGCCTGGGAATTTCCCGCA comes from the Comamonas terrigena NBRC 13299 genome and includes:
- a CDS encoding aldehyde dehydrogenase family protein encodes the protein MLYHYIANASVPSTSGRTIAVIDPSDGQPFEDIQRGNAEDIATAVSAARQCYETVWRKTPAVERGRLLARLSALVLEHGMELSALEQRDCGKPTKQAQADTLALARYFEFYAGACDKLHGDTIPYQDGYSVLTWREPHGVTGHVVPWNYPMQIFGRCVGAALAAGNTCVVKPAEDACLSVLRVAQLAAEAGFPPGCINIVTGYGHEAGDALARHPDVNHLSFTGSPHVGTLIQQAAAERHVPVTLELGGKSPQIVFEDADLDAAIPTLINAIVQNAGQTCSAGSRLLVQRSIYEPLLERLGEAFAALRVGPAAMDLDVGPLIRQSQQQRVWDFLSDAQVAGIPVVAQGQIVEEAPESGFYQAPTLLRDVPPDHRLAQEEVFGPVLAAMPFDDEADAIRLANGTDFGLVAGVWTRDGARQFRMARALRCGQVFVNNYGAGGGVELPFGGVKSSGHGREKGFEALYGFTVLKTVAIRHG